The Tepidisphaeraceae bacterium region GGCGGGGCGGCGAACCCCGGGACCGACCAGACGAAGAAGATCGTCCGAGCGGGTCTGACGGACGCGGGCACCGTGACGGAATCCACGACGTATGGCTACGACGTGGCGGGTCGCATGTCCTCGGTGGCGGTCACGAGCGGGTCGACCGCGACGACGACCGTCACCTACGCCTACGACGCGGGCGGCTTCCGCGTGGAGCGGACCGAGGGCGGCCAGACGACGGTCTACCACGTCGACCCGGCCAACCCGACCGGCTACGCGCAGGTGCTGGAGGAGGGCGTCGATGACGACGGCGACCGTGAGCTGGACGCGAACGAGGTTGACGTCGCCTACACGTTAGCCGGCGAAGTGCTGACGCAGGCGACGCGCCAGAAGGTCCTGCACCTGGTGACCGACCCGCGCGGGACGACGCGGGCGGCGCTGGACATCTGCGTCAATCCCGCGACCGCCGCGGCGGTGAAGGAGCGCTACGCCTACACGGCCTACGGGCTCGACCTCGGCTTGGCTGCCAACCCGATGACGGCCGTTCGGTACGTGGGGCAGATGATCGACCCCGTGAGTGGGTTGAGCTTCAACCGGGCACGGTGGTACGACCCGGGGCAGGGGCGGTTCACGCAGGTCGACCCGTGGGCCGGGCAGGCGCGCGAACCCAGCACTTTAAACAAGT contains the following coding sequences:
- a CDS encoding RHS repeat-associated core domain-containing protein; translated protein: MVSPTNGGAANPGTDQTKKIVRAGLTDAGTVTESTTYGYDVAGRMSSVAVTSGSTATTTVTYAYDAGGFRVERTEGGQTTVYHVDPANPTGYAQVLEEGVDDDGDRELDANEVDVAYTLAGEVLTQATRQKVLHLVTDPRGTTRAALDICVNPATAAAVKERYAYTAYGLDLGLAANPMTAVRYVGQMIDPVSGLSFNRARWYDPGQGRFTQVDPWAGQAREPSTLNKYAYTHGNPVNSSDPTGMFSVLEILISNFGSVGEKLVQSYRGAKTTFIAAQMLVRLTLVRMEIVTSVPSHMN